The Kryptolebias marmoratus isolate JLee-2015 linkage group LG18, ASM164957v2, whole genome shotgun sequence genome includes a region encoding these proteins:
- the LOC108246641 gene encoding GTP-binding protein Di-Ras1-like, translating to MPEQSNDYRVVVFGAGGVGKSSLVLRFVKGTFRDTYIPTVEDTYRQVISCDKSVCTLQITDTTGSHQFPAMQRLSISKGHAFILVFSITSRQSLEELKPIYQQILAIKSSVESIPIMLVGNKSDETAQREVETKVGEAQAAAWKCAFMETSAKTNSNVKELFQELLALEKKRDMSLSIDGKRSGKQKRADKLKGKCVVM from the exons ATGCCAGAGCAGAGTAACGACTACCGGGTGGTGGTGTTCGGAGCGGGCGGGGTGGGGAAGAGCTCGCTTGTTCTCCGCTTTGTTAAGGGCACCTTCAGAGACACCTACATCCCCACGGTGGAGGACACCTACAGACAG GTGATCAGCTGCGACAAGAGCGTCTGCACGCTGCAGATCACAGACACAACAGGAAGCCACCAGTTTCCCGCCATGCAGCGCCTGTCCATCTCCAAAGGCCACGCCTTCATCCTGGTCTTCTCCATCACCAGCCGCCAGTCGCTGGAGGAGCTCAAACCCATCTACCAACAG ATTCTGGCCATCAAAAGCAGCGTGGAGTCGATTCCCATCATGCTCGTGGGCAACAAGAGCGACGAGACGGCCCAGCGAGAGGTGGAGACGAAGGTGGGGGAAGCTCAGGCCGCCGCCTGGAAGTGTGCCTTCATGGAGACGTCGGCCAAAACGAACAGCAACGTGAAGGAACTGTTCCAGGAGCTGCTGGCGCTGGAGAAGAAGAGGGACATGAGCCTGAGCATCGACGGGAAACGATCGGGGAAACAGAAACGAGCCGACAAGCTGAAGGGGAAGTGCGTCGTCATGTAG